A window of Mycolicibacterium fluoranthenivorans contains these coding sequences:
- a CDS encoding M20 family metallopeptidase has translation MTVSREETIALLDSLVRIDSVTPWLIPGGAGEGEVARFMQDWLTAAGLEVTLEEVEPGRPNVLAWLRGSAPGPTICLTAHSDTVGYASWSDRALTPVIEGDRMIGVGVADDKGGCAAAMLAAADLVRSGVPLAGNVLVALAIDEEGISIGTEHLVAHHADEIDLAIELEPDGSHQIFGEHQGFGWIDIVVFGKPAHGSAPDKGVDAIVHMAEVITRLHQLDETRWKPNPDPRNGRTVFHTGTIHGGTDYATYPAEVVLGIEIGTQPGETLADRVSEIEAIFAEIAESEPRFRGEVRVRLDREPFTGAGNDALLTALADATEAVNGTRAQISGLNAWTDAALLQSAGIPTVLFGPEGGNYHAAEEWVSIPDVVATAEILRRTVVTLLGAPVPATPHP, from the coding sequence ATGACCGTCAGCCGTGAAGAGACGATCGCACTGCTCGACAGTCTGGTCCGGATCGACTCGGTGACACCGTGGCTCATCCCCGGTGGCGCCGGTGAGGGCGAGGTCGCGCGATTCATGCAGGACTGGCTCACCGCCGCCGGGCTGGAGGTCACCCTCGAAGAGGTCGAACCCGGCCGGCCCAATGTGCTGGCCTGGCTGCGCGGCAGCGCTCCCGGACCGACGATCTGCCTGACCGCGCACAGCGATACCGTCGGCTACGCGTCCTGGTCCGACCGCGCCCTCACACCGGTCATCGAAGGTGACCGAATGATCGGCGTGGGCGTCGCCGATGACAAGGGTGGGTGCGCGGCCGCCATGCTCGCCGCCGCCGACCTCGTGCGCTCGGGTGTACCGCTGGCCGGCAACGTCCTGGTGGCGCTGGCGATCGACGAGGAGGGAATCAGTATCGGCACCGAACATCTCGTCGCGCACCACGCCGACGAGATCGACCTGGCGATCGAGTTGGAACCCGACGGCTCACACCAGATCTTCGGGGAACACCAGGGCTTCGGCTGGATCGACATCGTGGTGTTCGGCAAGCCGGCGCACGGGTCTGCCCCGGACAAGGGGGTGGATGCCATCGTGCACATGGCCGAGGTCATCACCCGGCTGCACCAACTCGACGAGACCCGCTGGAAGCCCAATCCCGACCCGCGGAACGGCCGCACGGTGTTTCACACCGGAACCATCCACGGCGGAACCGATTACGCCACGTACCCCGCCGAAGTGGTGCTGGGTATCGAGATCGGCACGCAGCCCGGCGAAACACTGGCCGACCGGGTGTCCGAGATCGAAGCCATCTTCGCCGAGATCGCGGAATCCGAGCCGCGATTCCGGGGTGAGGTCAGGGTGCGGCTGGACCGCGAACCGTTCACCGGCGCCGGCAACGACGCGCTGCTGACCGCTCTTGCCGACGCCACCGAAGCGGTCAACGGGACCCGGGCACAGATTTCGGGGCTCAACGCCTGGACCGACGCCGCGCTGCTGCAGAGCGCGGGCATCCCCACCGTCTTGTTCGGCCCGGAAGGCGGGAACTATCACGCCGCCGAGGAGTGGGTCTCGATCCCGGATGTCGTTGCCACCGCCGAGATCCTGCGCCGCACGGTGGTGACCCTGCTCGGTGCGCCGGTGCCCGCCACACCTCATCCCTGA
- a CDS encoding THUMP-like domain-containing protein, with amino-acid sequence MVLQRHGHRGQAVVAWSVEDVAYLRSDAGRAALVEVGGYRLTDSSRVADIASARTRFGDRTAVLVETVLLRRRAAAKLGDPSGWLFTDDALQQCTAEPVARHRARRLAGRRVHDVTCSVGAELAALRHTAALVLGSDLDPVRLAMARNNVGGVDLCRADALVPVTRDTVVVADPARRSAGRRRFDPRDYTPALDLLLEAYRDRDLVVKCAPGIDFGRLGELGFHGEIELCSLGGSVREACLWSSGLATAGRRAILLDRGEEVTDTDPDECRVAPVGRWIVDPDGAVVRAGLVRQYGTRHGLWQLDPDIAYLSGDELPNGVRGFEVLAQIGFDVKLLRRELAARDAGAVEILVRGVDVDPDELRRRLKPRGAAQLSVVITRLGTGAHSHAVAFICRPSR; translated from the coding sequence AGGATGTCGCCTACCTGCGCAGCGACGCAGGCCGGGCGGCACTTGTCGAGGTGGGTGGCTATCGGCTGACCGACTCCTCGCGGGTCGCTGATATCGCCTCCGCACGAACACGTTTCGGCGACCGAACGGCCGTGCTGGTGGAGACGGTGCTCTTGCGCCGGCGCGCCGCGGCCAAGCTCGGCGACCCATCGGGATGGTTGTTCACCGATGACGCACTGCAGCAGTGCACCGCCGAACCGGTGGCCCGGCACCGCGCCCGGCGGCTGGCCGGGAGGCGCGTGCACGACGTCACCTGCTCTGTCGGCGCGGAGCTGGCCGCGTTACGGCACACCGCCGCGCTGGTGCTGGGCAGCGATCTCGACCCGGTGCGACTTGCCATGGCCCGTAACAACGTTGGGGGAGTGGACCTGTGCCGTGCCGATGCGCTGGTGCCGGTCACCCGCGACACCGTCGTGGTGGCCGACCCGGCCCGACGCAGTGCGGGACGGCGGCGGTTCGACCCACGCGATTACACCCCGGCGCTGGACCTGCTGCTCGAGGCGTACCGCGATCGCGACCTGGTGGTGAAATGCGCGCCGGGAATCGATTTCGGCCGGCTCGGTGAGCTCGGCTTCCACGGTGAGATCGAGCTGTGCTCACTGGGCGGCAGCGTGCGCGAAGCCTGCTTGTGGTCGTCGGGCCTGGCGACCGCCGGACGGCGGGCCATCCTGCTCGACCGGGGCGAGGAGGTCACCGACACCGATCCCGACGAATGCCGGGTGGCCCCCGTGGGCCGGTGGATCGTCGACCCCGACGGAGCCGTGGTGCGGGCCGGACTGGTGCGCCAGTACGGAACGCGGCACGGGCTCTGGCAGCTCGACCCCGATATCGCCTACCTGTCCGGGGACGAACTGCCGAACGGCGTGCGGGGTTTCGAGGTGCTCGCGCAGATCGGCTTCGACGTGAAACTGCTGCGCCGTGAACTCGCCGCGCGCGATGCCGGCGCGGTGGAGATCCTGGTGCGTGGTGTGGACGTGGACCCGGACGAATTGCGGCGGCGTCTCAAACCGCGGGGTGCCGCGCAGCTCAGCGTGGTGATCACCCGGCTCGGTACCGGGGCGCACAGTCACGCGGTGGCGTTCATTTGTCGGCCGTCACGATAG
- a CDS encoding PQQ-binding-like beta-propeller repeat protein: MRRLAAMLGITVLTATACGNTDTWVEAHAAQGWSAQYADSANSSYTPVDGANTLTLEWSRSVKGRLGAQVALGAGGYLAANAQTADGCSLMLWESDNNGRQRWCTRLWQGGGMSSPLIDGFDNLYIGQPGAIMSFPPTQWIRWRQPVIGMPTTPRLLDPGQLLVITHLGQVLVFDAHRGTVIGTPLDLVEGVDPTDAQRGLQDCPQGRSGCPVAAAPAFSAATDIVVTTLWEPNAAAPVLVGLRYRPDRTPMLTREWTSTAVGGGPIAGPVLSADGSTAYVNGRDRRLWAVNTADGKPKWSVPLDYQPQTPPSVSPQGVIVSGGGPGAALVGVTPDGKIAWSHSDVEPLSTSSQAGEHVAYTVTRDGANGQALLAFDPADGHTLNRYPLPEATGWPVGVSVGHDRRVITATSDGQVYGFAPA; this comes from the coding sequence ATGCGCCGGCTTGCCGCCATGCTGGGGATCACGGTACTGACCGCGACTGCCTGCGGAAACACCGACACCTGGGTGGAGGCTCATGCCGCGCAGGGCTGGTCGGCCCAGTACGCCGACTCCGCCAACAGCAGCTACACCCCGGTCGACGGTGCGAACACCCTCACCTTGGAGTGGAGCCGATCGGTCAAGGGCCGACTCGGCGCCCAGGTGGCGCTCGGCGCGGGCGGTTACCTGGCCGCCAACGCGCAGACCGCCGACGGCTGCTCGCTGATGCTGTGGGAGAGCGACAACAACGGCCGCCAGCGGTGGTGCACCCGGCTGTGGCAGGGCGGTGGGATGTCCAGCCCGCTGATTGACGGATTCGACAACCTTTACATCGGCCAGCCCGGCGCCATCATGTCCTTCCCCCCGACGCAGTGGATCCGCTGGCGTCAGCCGGTCATCGGGATGCCGACCACCCCGCGACTGCTCGACCCCGGCCAACTGCTGGTGATCACCCACCTGGGGCAGGTGCTGGTCTTCGACGCGCACCGCGGCACCGTCATCGGCACACCCCTGGACCTCGTGGAGGGTGTCGACCCCACCGATGCGCAACGGGGCCTGCAGGACTGCCCGCAGGGCCGCAGCGGCTGCCCGGTGGCGGCGGCGCCCGCGTTCTCGGCAGCCACCGACATCGTGGTGACCACCCTGTGGGAGCCGAACGCGGCCGCCCCGGTTCTGGTGGGACTGCGCTACCGGCCGGATCGCACGCCCATGTTGACCCGGGAATGGACGAGCACCGCGGTCGGTGGCGGCCCGATCGCCGGCCCAGTGCTCTCGGCCGACGGCAGCACCGCCTACGTCAACGGCCGCGACCGCAGGCTGTGGGCGGTGAACACCGCCGACGGTAAGCCGAAATGGTCGGTGCCACTGGACTATCAGCCGCAGACACCGCCGTCGGTGTCACCCCAGGGTGTCATCGTGTCCGGCGGCGGGCCGGGCGCCGCACTCGTCGGCGTCACCCCCGACGGCAAGATCGCCTGGTCGCATTCGGACGTCGAACCACTGTCCACCTCGAGCCAGGCCGGCGAGCACGTGGCGTACACCGTCACCCGGGACGGGGCGAACGGCCAGGCACTGCTGGCCTTCGACCCCGCCGACGGACACACCCTCAACCGTTATCCCCTGCCGGAGGCCACCGGTTGGCCGGTCGGGGTATCGGTGGGCCACGACCGTCGCGTGATCACGGCGACCAGCGATGGTCAGGTGTACGGATTCGCGCCCGCCTGA
- a CDS encoding xylulokinase, producing the protein MTVDRAYLGVDLGTSALKVVAVGPDGAVHATARRGYPTHHPEPLAAEQNPQDWWDALEVALGEVAEAVAPSRWAGIGLSAMLPTLVALDGAGHPTGPAVTWEDGRAEPDAARLRDALGDEHLYQVTGQRVDGRYLIPMHRRLERLGRGGVLAAAAKDVLFARLTGELLTDPSTAAGTGVFNLDDGAWDAEMVAVSAVPGLPAVAPASTSAPLSSDWRAAFGLSGTVPVVLGAADSVLGALGIGANRHGDVAVIAGTSAVVMGICDTAVRDPQHRYLVTPLAGPGWGLEMDILAVGAAFGGIARLVGLPGPTELLTAAADVPHHCAPIFLPYLTPGEQGALWDPDLTGTLHGLDLSMHAGHVGRALLTGVVVELRRAVAIAEAATERRGPVLLGGGAAAHPLLWQDLADATGREVLVDRVSRDHSAIGAALFAANSLGQEIVHRPQFHRMTPRGAQADWWAATADRHDALRVAVGKVGP; encoded by the coding sequence GTGACCGTCGACCGTGCGTACCTCGGCGTCGACCTGGGCACGTCCGCGCTGAAGGTCGTGGCTGTCGGACCCGACGGGGCCGTGCATGCCACCGCGCGGCGCGGCTACCCCACCCACCATCCCGAACCTCTGGCCGCAGAGCAGAATCCACAGGATTGGTGGGATGCGCTGGAAGTAGCGCTGGGCGAGGTCGCCGAAGCCGTGGCACCGTCGCGGTGGGCCGGCATCGGGTTGTCGGCGATGTTGCCGACGCTGGTGGCTCTCGACGGTGCCGGTCACCCGACCGGACCGGCAGTCACCTGGGAGGACGGCCGAGCCGAACCCGATGCCGCGCGGTTGCGGGACGCACTCGGCGACGAACACCTCTATCAGGTGACCGGCCAGCGGGTGGACGGCCGGTATCTGATCCCCATGCACCGGCGTCTGGAACGGCTCGGCCGCGGCGGAGTTCTGGCGGCCGCGGCCAAGGACGTGTTGTTCGCCCGCCTCACCGGTGAGCTGCTGACCGATCCGAGCACGGCCGCCGGTACCGGGGTGTTCAACCTCGACGATGGTGCGTGGGATGCCGAAATGGTTGCGGTGTCGGCTGTCCCGGGGCTACCCGCGGTGGCGCCGGCGTCCACCTCGGCACCACTGTCATCGGACTGGCGAGCGGCATTCGGGCTGAGCGGTACGGTGCCGGTGGTGCTCGGCGCCGCCGATTCCGTGCTGGGCGCGCTCGGCATCGGCGCCAACCGCCACGGTGATGTCGCCGTGATCGCCGGGACCAGCGCTGTCGTCATGGGCATCTGTGACACCGCGGTCCGCGATCCCCAACACCGGTATCTGGTCACCCCGCTCGCCGGCCCGGGCTGGGGTCTGGAGATGGACATCCTCGCCGTCGGCGCCGCCTTCGGTGGTATCGCCCGCCTGGTCGGCCTGCCGGGGCCCACCGAGTTACTGACCGCAGCGGCCGACGTCCCGCACCACTGCGCACCGATCTTCCTGCCCTACCTCACCCCGGGCGAGCAAGGCGCACTGTGGGATCCGGATCTGACCGGGACCCTGCACGGGCTGGATCTGTCCATGCACGCCGGCCATGTGGGGCGGGCCCTGCTCACCGGTGTGGTGGTCGAGCTGCGCCGTGCCGTCGCGATCGCGGAAGCGGCCACCGAACGACGGGGCCCGGTACTGCTGGGCGGCGGCGCGGCCGCACATCCGCTGTTGTGGCAGGACCTCGCCGACGCCACCGGACGCGAGGTGCTCGTCGACCGTGTCAGCCGCGACCATTCGGCGATCGGTGCGGCCCTGTTCGCGGCGAACAGCCTGGGCCAGGAGATCGTCCATCGACCACAGTTTCACCGGATGACACCGCGAGGTGCGCAGGCCGACTGGTGGGCGGCGACCGCCGACCGGCACGACGCGCTGCGGGTGGCCGTCGGGAAGGTCGGCCCGTGA
- a CDS encoding esterase — MRVLTLAVSLVLLGSASTGVAAAAPPKCSDVGGTAGAGATCVITANDPAYTLNISFPTDFPNPNAVFDYVKQTRDGFINVAKTPDSRGMPYELDTTTTQYSSAVPPRGTQTVVFTTYQNVGGAHPLTFYKAFNWDQAYRKPITFETLFRPDTQPLPVIFPIVQAELAKQSGLPDPVSPTAGLDPANYQNFAITNDAIIFFFSQGELLPEAAGAVQVSVPRGPIDAMIA; from the coding sequence ATGCGCGTTCTGACGCTGGCTGTATCTCTTGTGCTGCTGGGGTCCGCCAGCACCGGGGTGGCCGCCGCCGCCCCACCGAAATGCTCGGATGTGGGTGGTACGGCCGGCGCCGGGGCGACCTGCGTCATCACGGCCAACGATCCGGCCTACACGCTCAACATCTCCTTCCCGACCGACTTCCCGAACCCGAACGCCGTCTTCGATTACGTGAAGCAGACCAGGGACGGGTTCATCAATGTGGCCAAGACGCCCGACTCGCGCGGTATGCCCTACGAGTTGGACACCACCACCACCCAGTACAGCTCTGCGGTGCCCCCGCGCGGGACACAGACGGTCGTGTTCACCACCTACCAGAACGTCGGCGGCGCGCACCCGCTGACCTTCTACAAGGCGTTCAACTGGGATCAGGCCTACCGCAAGCCGATCACGTTCGAGACCCTGTTCCGCCCGGACACCCAGCCCCTGCCGGTGATCTTCCCGATCGTGCAGGCCGAGCTGGCCAAGCAGTCCGGACTGCCCGATCCGGTGTCACCCACGGCGGGTCTGGACCCCGCGAACTACCAGAACTTCGCGATCACCAATGACGCGATCATCTTCTTCTTCAGCCAGGGCGAGTTGCTGCCCGAAGCCGCCGGAGCCGTTCAGGTCTCGGTACCGCGCGGCCCGATCGACGCGATGATCGCCTGA
- a CDS encoding acyltransferase, producing the protein MTTMWGAPLHKRWRGSRLRDPRQARFLTADSLRWVLKNKAYTPWYLVRYFRLLKFKLANPHIITRGMVFLGKGVEIQATPELATMEIGRWVHIGDKNTIRCHEGSLRIGDKVVLGRDNVINTYLDIELGDSVLMADWCYVCDFDHKMDSLELPIKDQGIIKSPLRIGPDTWVATKVTILRGTSIGRGCVLGAHAVVKGDIPDFSIAVGAPAKVVKNRKVAWDASAADRAALAAALADIERKKAAR; encoded by the coding sequence ATGACGACGATGTGGGGCGCCCCCCTTCACAAGAGGTGGCGCGGTTCGCGGCTGCGTGATCCGCGTCAGGCGCGATTTCTGACCGCCGACTCGCTGCGCTGGGTGCTGAAGAACAAGGCCTACACCCCGTGGTACCTGGTGCGGTACTTCCGGCTGCTGAAGTTCAAGCTGGCCAACCCGCACATCATCACCCGCGGCATGGTGTTCCTGGGCAAGGGTGTGGAGATTCAAGCGACCCCGGAACTCGCCACGATGGAGATCGGCCGGTGGGTGCACATCGGGGACAAGAACACCATCCGGTGTCACGAGGGGTCGCTGCGCATCGGCGACAAGGTGGTGCTGGGCCGCGACAACGTCATCAACACCTATCTCGATATCGAACTGGGCGACTCCGTGCTGATGGCCGACTGGTGCTACGTCTGCGATTTCGACCACAAGATGGACAGCCTGGAGCTGCCGATCAAAGACCAGGGCATCATCAAGAGCCCCCTGCGGATCGGACCGGACACCTGGGTCGCCACGAAGGTGACCATCCTGCGTGGCACATCGATCGGCCGGGGTTGTGTGCTCGGTGCGCACGCGGTGGTCAAGGGTGATATCCCGGACTTCTCCATCGCGGTCGGTGCGCCCGCCAAGGTGGTCAAGAACCGCAAGGTGGCCTGGGACGCCTCGGCCGCCGACCGTGCCGCGCTGGCCGCGGCGCTGGCCGATATCGAGCGCAAGAAAGCCGCCCGCTGA
- a CDS encoding glucosamine-6-phosphate deaminase: protein MSASLRLLVVDTDQFGAAAADAVLRRLPAHRPRLGVATGDTPIPLYRELARRHACGQIDLRTALLIALDEYVGLGPDDPDSYATYVRTLVAAPLGIGTENIVIADGLAPDPDLEAANLDTRIEALGGVDVQIAGIGSNGHLAFNEPGSAWESGTRVVQLSEQTRQDNARFFGTVADVPHRAITQGLGTISRARSIVLLAAGTAKSAALTAAVSGPIDPHVPASMLQRHPAVTVIADRAAAAGLSLRGEHR, encoded by the coding sequence ATGTCTGCATCCTTGCGGCTGCTGGTGGTCGATACGGATCAGTTCGGTGCCGCGGCAGCCGACGCGGTTCTGCGCCGGCTGCCCGCTCATCGCCCGCGACTCGGCGTCGCCACCGGCGACACCCCGATCCCGCTGTATCGTGAGTTGGCCCGTCGGCACGCGTGCGGACAAATCGACTTGCGCACAGCGCTTCTCATCGCGCTCGACGAGTACGTCGGGCTCGGCCCCGACGATCCGGACAGCTACGCAACCTATGTCCGCACACTGGTGGCCGCGCCGCTGGGGATCGGGACGGAGAACATCGTGATAGCCGACGGACTGGCCCCCGACCCCGACCTCGAAGCGGCGAACCTCGACACCCGGATCGAGGCGCTCGGCGGTGTGGACGTGCAGATCGCCGGGATCGGCAGCAACGGACACCTGGCCTTCAACGAGCCCGGCTCGGCATGGGAGTCGGGTACCCGAGTCGTGCAGCTGTCGGAGCAGACCCGCCAGGACAATGCCCGCTTCTTCGGCACTGTGGCCGATGTCCCGCACCGCGCGATCACCCAGGGTCTGGGCACCATCTCGCGGGCCCGGTCCATCGTCCTGCTGGCCGCAGGTACGGCCAAGTCGGCGGCCCTGACAGCCGCCGTTTCCGGTCCGATCGACCCGCACGTACCGGCTTCGATGCTGCAGCGGCACCCCGCCGTGACCGTGATCGCCGACCGGGCCGCGGCCGCCGGCCTTTCACTCCGAGGAGAACACCGGTGA
- a CDS encoding aspartate aminotransferase family protein, translating to MSFDEAFASRTPNTRALFERAKLTIPGGAGSTARLPRNGWNPYPIFMAEGTGSRLVDVDGNTYIDYLLGLGPMILGHRHPVVTTAVQQAIADLGTCFGLPYELEITAAEKVVAAVPGIEQVRFTNSGSEAVGTAVRLARATTGRRLVVRFEGHYHGWQDTVYWSNHVDVDLAGPADHPRPVAMGPGVPAELESTLEVLTWNDPESFVELMDRRGDEVAAVLTEPAVFNTGCILPEPGYLELLRSETRKHGALLIFDEVITGFRFARGGAQEWFGVLPDLTTLAKGLGGGFPVAAVGGTTEAMALVASGQYSHSGTYNANVVQCAAVSATMDVLAEPGLYERQRALGYRLAEGLSSLATERGLDAYVEGLGTVFQLWFADGPIRNWRDAAAQADEALFTRWYQEMVVRGVLFHPLQFENLFVSLVHDDRDIDETLNAAADALSVVAAGRQPARTP from the coding sequence ATGTCATTCGACGAGGCGTTCGCTTCGCGTACGCCGAACACCCGTGCCCTGTTCGAGCGGGCCAAACTGACCATTCCCGGCGGGGCCGGGTCGACGGCCCGATTGCCACGCAACGGATGGAATCCCTACCCGATCTTCATGGCCGAGGGCACCGGCTCACGTCTGGTCGATGTCGACGGGAATACCTATATCGACTATCTGCTCGGACTCGGACCGATGATCCTCGGCCATCGTCATCCCGTGGTGACCACGGCGGTACAGCAGGCGATCGCGGATCTGGGCACCTGCTTCGGGCTGCCCTATGAACTGGAGATCACCGCCGCCGAGAAGGTCGTCGCCGCGGTACCGGGAATCGAACAGGTGCGATTCACGAACTCCGGTTCCGAGGCGGTCGGCACGGCCGTCCGATTGGCGCGGGCCACCACCGGTCGGCGGTTGGTCGTCCGGTTCGAAGGGCATTACCACGGCTGGCAGGACACCGTGTACTGGTCGAATCACGTCGACGTCGATCTGGCGGGTCCGGCCGATCACCCGAGGCCGGTGGCCATGGGACCGGGAGTGCCCGCCGAGCTGGAGAGCACCCTGGAGGTGTTGACGTGGAACGATCCGGAGAGTTTCGTCGAGTTGATGGACCGTCGCGGTGACGAGGTGGCAGCCGTGCTCACCGAGCCGGCAGTGTTCAACACCGGCTGCATCCTGCCTGAACCCGGCTATCTCGAGCTGCTGCGCAGCGAGACTCGCAAGCACGGCGCGCTGCTCATCTTCGATGAGGTGATCACCGGTTTCCGCTTCGCCCGCGGCGGGGCCCAGGAGTGGTTCGGCGTGCTGCCGGATCTGACGACGCTGGCCAAAGGTCTCGGTGGGGGGTTCCCGGTCGCGGCCGTCGGCGGTACCACCGAAGCCATGGCGCTCGTCGCGTCCGGGCAGTATTCGCACTCGGGCACCTACAACGCCAACGTCGTACAGTGCGCTGCGGTGTCGGCCACCATGGATGTGCTCGCCGAACCGGGACTCTATGAACGGCAGCGTGCGCTTGGTTACCGGCTGGCCGAAGGGCTCTCGTCGCTGGCGACCGAACGAGGTCTGGATGCCTACGTCGAGGGGCTGGGCACTGTCTTCCAGCTCTGGTTCGCCGATGGTCCCATCCGCAACTGGCGAGACGCGGCGGCCCAGGCCGACGAGGCGTTGTTCACCCGGTGGTATCAAGAGATGGTGGTACGCGGAGTGTTGTTCCACCCGTTGCAGTTCGAGAATCTGTTCGTCTCGCTGGTACACGACGACCGTGATATCGACGAGACGCTGAACGCCGCCGCCGATGCGTTGTCCGTGGTGGCAGCCGGCCGGCAGCCCGCGCGTACGCCGTGA
- the lysA gene encoding diaminopimelate decarboxylase, with protein sequence MNETSTAPEILQLFPADTQLDEDGMIMVGGCRLDDIAAEFGTPTMVVDESALRRRARDYLQEFRSRWPRSDVAFASKSFPCTAIQRLMTEEGLHLDVAGGGEIVTAVAAGADPSRMVLHGNAKTDEELELAIGHGVGLVVVDNFDDIDRLERLVPPGRVQACLVRVIPGVTADTHASVATGHSGSKFGLSPGDARTAIRRIERSAVLRCDGLHTHVGSQLLNVDQLAAAVAPLAALGTFDVYDLGGGLGVRYTYDEAPPTVGEYAEAMVAAARALLPPGSRIIVEPGRSMVAAAACTLYRVVTVKHGVVTHVAVDGGMGDNLEVSLYRQRFEATIVDRVGGGAPVSLVGRHCESGDQLIDGVPLARPAVGDLLAVPVTGAYCYTMSNQYNGARRIPVVFVTGGTARLVVRRDTWTDLLARDV encoded by the coding sequence GTGAACGAAACCAGCACGGCGCCAGAGATTCTCCAGCTCTTTCCGGCCGACACCCAGCTCGATGAGGACGGCATGATCATGGTGGGAGGCTGCCGGCTCGACGATATCGCCGCCGAATTCGGGACGCCGACCATGGTGGTGGACGAATCCGCGCTGCGCCGGCGGGCCCGCGACTATCTGCAGGAGTTCCGCAGCCGCTGGCCCCGATCAGATGTGGCGTTCGCATCGAAGTCGTTTCCCTGCACCGCAATTCAGCGACTGATGACCGAGGAAGGGTTGCACCTGGACGTCGCGGGAGGCGGTGAGATCGTCACCGCCGTCGCGGCGGGAGCAGATCCGTCCCGGATGGTATTGCACGGCAACGCCAAGACCGACGAGGAACTCGAGTTGGCCATCGGCCACGGAGTCGGCTTGGTGGTGGTCGACAATTTCGACGATATCGACCGGTTGGAGCGCCTCGTGCCGCCCGGGCGAGTGCAAGCCTGCCTGGTCCGGGTGATACCCGGGGTCACCGCGGATACCCACGCCTCCGTCGCCACGGGCCACAGCGGCTCCAAGTTCGGCTTGTCCCCCGGCGATGCCCGCACCGCCATCAGAAGGATCGAACGCAGCGCCGTGCTGCGTTGCGACGGACTCCACACTCACGTCGGGTCCCAGCTGCTCAACGTCGACCAGCTGGCGGCCGCCGTCGCACCGCTGGCCGCGCTCGGCACCTTCGATGTCTACGACCTGGGTGGTGGGCTGGGCGTGCGCTACACCTACGACGAAGCCCCGCCCACCGTGGGCGAGTATGCCGAGGCGATGGTGGCCGCGGCCCGGGCATTGCTCCCCCCGGGTAGTCGCATCATCGTCGAACCCGGTCGCAGCATGGTGGCGGCGGCGGCGTGCACGCTGTACCGCGTGGTCACCGTCAAACACGGCGTCGTCACGCACGTCGCCGTCGACGGTGGGATGGGTGACAACCTCGAGGTGTCGCTCTACCGGCAGCGGTTCGAAGCCACCATCGTCGACCGGGTCGGCGGGGGCGCGCCGGTCAGCCTGGTCGGGCGGCACTGCGAATCGGGCGACCAGCTCATCGACGGCGTGCCACTGGCACGGCCCGCGGTGGGAGATCTGCTGGCGGTGCCGGTGACCGGGGCCTATTGCTACACGATGTCCAACCAGTACAACGGGGCCCGGCGCATCCCGGTGGTCTTCGTCACCGGCGGCACCGCGCGGCTGGTGGTCCGTCGCGATACCTGGACGGACTTGCTCGCCCGCGATGTGTGA